The following nucleotide sequence is from Halapricum desulfuricans.
CGACGCCCGTCTCGCTCTCGCGGGCGTCCGAACAGCCCGCGGTCGTCCCGTCAGGCAGGAAGAGTCGGTCGCCGTCCCGGACGACACAAGAGCGGTCTCGCGCCGGGACTGTCACGGGCTCGCCCTCGACGGTCGTCCGGGCGACGATCCGACCGGACGGAGTAGTCGCCTGCGCCCGCGGCGAAGGCAAACAGGTGCTCGTCGTGCTCAACTTCGAGAGAGACGCCGCGACTGTCCCGCTCCCGGACGGGACGACGGACCCGTTGACCGACATCGACGCCTCGGAGGGCGACGGCGTCCGCGTCGAGCATGCGGTCGTGCTTCGGGCCGACGAAGCCGACCTGTGAATATCGCTGTCACGGCCCGGACGTCGCCGTCGGGGATTGCAACCCCGTCAGGCTTAAATGGCCCTCTGTCGAAGCGGGGAACAGTCCGATGGCGCAAGTAGAGATCAACGTACCGGAGCACCTGGAGATGCAGATCGCCCAGCTCGTCGAACAAGGCGAGTTCCTCAACCGTGAGGAGGCGATCGAGGACCTGCTCTCGACGGGACTGAAGGCGT
It contains:
- a CDS encoding ribbon-helix-helix domain-containing protein, which encodes MAQVEINVPEHLEMQIAQLVEQGEFLNREEAIEDLLSTGLKAYKTSGPIDEEEEPGLEDDGMMGHDDEYVF